The region CAGACAAATCTGCTGCAATACCAGCAGACGGGTCAGCAACTGCATGAACAGCTCCTGATTAGCGATGATGTAGTTCGGGCTCTCACCAAGCTCCCCGTAACGGCTCTCGATGTTACCGATGCCACCGGTGCCGCCCTGGTGTTTAACAACAAAGTTTATAGGCTTGGCCAAACACCAGACGAGAAGGCCATACGAGCACTGACCGACTGGATGGGGACGGCCACAACCGAGTCGTTTCTGGAAACGAACCGACTTCCGGCCCTGTACCCACCCGCCGAAGAGTTCAGGGCCGTTGGGGCAGGGTTGCTGGCCATCGTGCTGTCGCGGGAGCTGAACGAGTATCTGTTATGGTTCAAGCCCGAGCAAGTTCAACAGGTTACCTGGGCAGGTAATCCGGACAAACCCGTAACCGTTGACGACGACGGGATGCGCCGACTCAGTCCACGCACCAGCTTTGCGGCCTGGACCGAAATCGTCCGGAATACATCCAGCCCCTGGACTGAGGCTGAAATTTCGGTTGTCGTGAAACTGCGGGAAGATATTCTACAGATCGTGACCCGCCAGGCCAACGAGATACGGCTGCTCAACCAGCGCCTGCAACTGGCTTATGATGAACTCGACGCGTTCAGCTATACGGTGTCGCACGACCTGCGCACGCCCCTGTCGTCCATTCGTTGTTACGCCGAGATTCTGCTTGAAGAGTATGGGGAGGATTTTACGCCCGATGCGCAGGCCCTGTTTCAGAAAGTGATTGACTCAACGGAACGAATGCGCCGACTGATTCGCCACATCCTGTATTATTCGCGGATGGGGCGTACCGAACTGGACACGCAGACCATCAATATGAAACAACTGCTGGAGGGTATTCGGGAAGAGATTCTGGTCACCGAAAAAGATCGGTCATTACGCATTGAAATTGGAGATACGCCCCCTATTGTAGCCGACCCCACTATGGCATTGCAGTTGTTTACAAACTTGCTGAGCAATGCCGCTAAATACACGCAACTGGCTCATGAGGGCATTGTTCGGGTGAAGGGGCACCAAACGGATGGGGAGGTTATTTACTCGGTAGAAGATAACGGCATTGGCTTCGACATGAAGCAGGCAGGGAAGATGTTCGATTTGTTCAAGCGTCTGGAAAATGCCCGTAACTTTGAAGGCTCCGGCGTTGGGC is a window of Spirosoma linguale DSM 74 DNA encoding:
- a CDS encoding multi-sensor signal transduction histidine kinase (PFAM: ATP-binding region ATPase domain protein; PAS fold-2 domain protein; Phytochrome central region domain protein; GAF domain protein; histidine kinase A domain protein~SMART: ATP-binding region ATPase domain protein; histidine kinase A domain protein; GAF domain protein~KEGG: met:M446_2206 GAF sensor signal transduction histidine kinase); the protein is MIPESFDLTNCDREPIHILGHIQSHGYLIAIQPDTYSIVHASENISDLVGIPAAGLLGQPIDTLLTATDLPANSLIELLNVTRRNESWESLNPHRMTVNGKSWNLIMHQHQHLVLLEWEPVGDDRNTLINQQLISQALTEVQSSRTLAELLQNTARRVKTIIGFDRVMVYQFNEDWHGRVVAEEKDEHLEPFLGLHYPASDIPRQARELYTINLVRLIADVSSVPSPILSAPDWPVDKPLDLTHSVLRAVSPVHIQYLKNMGVQASMSISLLYRGKLWGLISCHNSTPHFSDFTARQAAKFVSQLLSAALEFRKDKEDQTNLLQYQQTGQQLHEQLLISDDVVRALTKLPVTALDVTDATGAALVFNNKVYRLGQTPDEKAIRALTDWMGTATTESFLETNRLPALYPPAEEFRAVGAGLLAIVLSRELNEYLLWFKPEQVQQVTWAGNPDKPVTVDDDGMRRLSPRTSFAAWTEIVRNTSSPWTEAEISVVVKLREDILQIVTRQANEIRLLNQRLQLAYDELDAFSYTVSHDLRTPLSSIRCYAEILLEEYGEDFTPDAQALFQKVIDSTERMRRLIRHILYYSRMGRTELDTQTINMKQLLEGIREEILVTEKDRSLRIEIGDTPPIVADPTMALQLFTNLLSNAAKYTQLAHEGIVRVKGHQTDGEVIYSVEDNGIGFDMKQAGKMFDLFKRLENARNFEGSGVGLAIVKRIVNRHQGKIWFHSEPNQGTVFHVSFPVTPAD